A single Deinococcus reticulitermitis DNA region contains:
- the rdgB gene encoding RdgB/HAM1 family non-canonical purine NTP pyrophosphatase: MGNGTGRQIRRVVIGTSNAGKVRELQEALAGLGWECQGLAGLPLPEETGSSYEENAALKACAAALATGLPALADDSGIEVQALGGEPGIYSARFGDRSSDRERNLYLLERMRQHHNRAAKFVSVLVLAYPDGALEEYRGEVHGQLLEGPRGENGFGYDPLFLPDGQARSMAELSTVEKAQISHRGQALAQLIAAHGG; the protein is encoded by the coding sequence ATGGGCAACGGGACAGGCCGCCAGATTCGCCGCGTGGTGATAGGGACAAGCAACGCCGGAAAGGTTCGCGAACTTCAGGAAGCGCTCGCGGGTCTGGGCTGGGAGTGCCAGGGTCTGGCCGGCTTACCCCTGCCAGAGGAAACGGGCAGTTCCTATGAGGAGAACGCGGCACTCAAGGCCTGCGCGGCAGCCTTGGCGACGGGTCTTCCCGCGCTGGCCGACGATTCGGGTATCGAGGTGCAGGCCCTCGGGGGCGAACCGGGAATCTACTCGGCCCGCTTCGGAGACCGGAGCAGCGACCGCGAGCGCAACCTTTACCTGCTGGAGCGGATGCGGCAGCACCACAACCGGGCAGCCAAGTTTGTCTCGGTCCTGGTGCTTGCCTACCCGGACGGCGCCCTCGAGGAATACCGTGGGGAGGTGCATGGTCAACTGCTCGAAGGGCCGCGCGGTGAGAACGGTTTTGGCTATGACCCCCTCTTCCTACCTGACGGTCAGGCGCGCAGCATGGCCGAGCTCTCCACGGTCGAGAAAGCCCAGATCAGTCACCGGGGGCAGGCGCTCGCCCAGCTGATCGCGGCCCATGGCGGTTAG
- a CDS encoding D-alanyl-D-alanine carboxypeptidase, which produces MRSASVGFIFLALTLLPMPGAAPAVSEKLGASAAAGAQQGTSSAVGEPAPRGAVQRTLGTVPAGVRTALLVIDATTGEVLVASHPDLPLIPASTIKLVTAAAVLHDRGGPDGWWSTELTVPATEAGRAAVSTLTLRGTADPTLERAGAPNSLRALAKQAFARGLREVGAVRLDLTRLDAVTFKTTPLGLPQLPFALRSWETAPPTSVAAARRRLTDALIAELRLAGIRVNSSALAAAPAYTPYVPPARQDEDGTPLPLDLRIPQARRPEVGIASVRSAPVWSFLAAMLRPSDNGRAEALLATLAAQPPGGGTLVGALERERAILLELGLDPRRTALHDGSGLSRDNRLTPRLLTGLLKVMYDLPYLWPPEGAAPALPPRVYKSRHNAFAELLPQAGTGEATSDQAARGGTLARRLVRSGLDVRAKTGTLPGVSALAGYVTAGSGRVLAFAVLMNGPETAPILTLRAVQDQLVLDWAAAF; this is translated from the coding sequence GTGCGTTCTGCCTCTGTTGGGTTCATCTTCCTGGCGCTGACCCTGCTCCCGATGCCAGGCGCAGCGCCCGCGGTTTCTGAAAAGCTGGGGGCCAGTGCCGCAGCGGGAGCGCAGCAGGGCACCTCATCCGCGGTGGGGGAACCCGCGCCGCGCGGCGCCGTGCAAAGGACGCTGGGCACGGTCCCGGCGGGGGTGAGAACGGCCCTGCTCGTGATCGACGCGACCACCGGTGAAGTTCTGGTCGCCAGCCATCCAGACCTGCCCCTGATCCCGGCGAGCACGATCAAGCTTGTGACCGCAGCTGCGGTCCTGCACGACCGGGGTGGGCCGGACGGCTGGTGGAGCACCGAACTGACGGTTCCTGCCACCGAAGCAGGTCGGGCCGCAGTCTCTACCCTCACGCTGCGTGGCACAGCAGACCCCACCCTGGAGCGGGCAGGTGCCCCCAACAGCCTGCGCGCGCTCGCCAAGCAGGCCTTCGCACGTGGCCTGCGTGAGGTGGGGGCGGTGCGCCTTGACCTCACGCGGCTTGACGCGGTCACGTTCAAGACCACCCCCCTCGGCCTGCCCCAGCTCCCGTTCGCCCTGCGTTCCTGGGAGACGGCTCCCCCGACGTCGGTGGCGGCCGCCCGCCGCCGCCTGACCGACGCCCTGATCGCGGAGTTGCGCCTTGCCGGTATCCGGGTGAACTCGTCCGCTCTGGCGGCCGCTCCGGCTTATACGCCTTACGTTCCCCCTGCGCGGCAGGACGAGGACGGAACCCCCCTGCCGCTCGATCTGCGTATTCCCCAGGCCCGCCGTCCGGAGGTGGGTATCGCGAGCGTGCGGAGTGCTCCGGTCTGGTCTTTCTTGGCGGCCATGTTGCGTCCGAGCGACAATGGCCGCGCCGAGGCGCTGCTGGCCACCCTGGCCGCGCAGCCTCCGGGCGGTGGGACCCTGGTGGGGGCCCTGGAGCGCGAGCGGGCCATTCTGCTTGAACTGGGCCTCGACCCCCGCCGCACCGCGCTGCACGATGGCAGCGGCCTGAGCCGCGACAACCGCTTGACCCCACGGTTGCTGACGGGGCTACTCAAGGTGATGTACGACCTGCCGTACCTCTGGCCCCCGGAAGGCGCGGCCCCGGCGTTGCCGCCCCGGGTGTACAAGAGCCGCCACAACGCTTTCGCTGAACTTCTTCCGCAGGCAGGGACCGGTGAGGCCACTTCTGATCAGGCAGCGCGGGGCGGCACCCTGGCCCGGCGACTCGTGAGAAGCGGTTTGGACGTTCGCGCCAAGACGGGGACCTTACCGGGCGTCAGTGCACTCGCGGGGTACGTCACTGCCGGAAGTGGCCGCGTTCTCGCCTTCGCCGTCTTGATGAACGGCCCCGAAACGGCGCCCATTCTGACCCTCCGGGCGGTGCAGGATCAGCTCGTCCTCGACTGGGCGGCCGCTTTCTGA
- the rpsI gene encoding 30S ribosomal protein S9 encodes MAIQQPEQYYGTGRRKAAVARVFLRPGEGKIIVNGKEFQTYFRGLLRAVHALQGFKETGTAGRFDALITVTGGGPSGQADAIKLGIARALLKVNPDFRAQMKPRGLLTRDPREVERKKYGLKKARRAPQFSKR; translated from the coding sequence ATGGCGATTCAGCAACCTGAACAGTATTACGGCACGGGCCGCCGCAAGGCCGCCGTCGCCCGCGTCTTCCTGCGCCCTGGCGAAGGCAAGATCATCGTCAACGGCAAGGAGTTCCAGACCTACTTCCGCGGCTTGCTGCGCGCCGTGCACGCCCTCCAGGGCTTCAAGGAAACCGGCACGGCGGGGCGCTTCGACGCCCTGATCACCGTGACCGGCGGTGGCCCCAGCGGTCAGGCCGACGCGATCAAGCTCGGCATCGCCCGCGCCCTGCTCAAGGTCAACCCCGATTTCCGCGCCCAGATGAAGCCGCGCGGCCTGCTCACCCGCGACCCCCGCGAAGTCGAGCGCAAGAAGTACGGCCTCAAGAAGGCCCGCCGCGCGCCTCAGTTCAGCAAGCGCTGA
- the rplM gene encoding 50S ribosomal protein L13, translating to MKTYIPKNDEQNWVVVDAAGVPLGRLATLIASRIRGKHRPDFTPNLIQGDFVVVVNAKQVVLTGGKLDGKVYTRYTGYQGGLKTETARQALAKHPERVIEHAVFGMLPKGRQGRSMHGRLKVYAGETHPHSAQKPQKIEAR from the coding sequence GTGAAAACCTACATCCCCAAAAACGACGAGCAGAACTGGGTCGTGGTAGACGCTGCCGGCGTACCGCTGGGCCGTCTGGCCACCCTGATCGCCAGCCGCATCCGCGGCAAGCACCGCCCTGACTTCACGCCCAACCTGATCCAGGGCGACTTCGTGGTGGTCGTCAATGCCAAGCAGGTCGTGCTGACCGGCGGCAAGCTCGACGGTAAGGTGTACACCCGTTACACCGGCTACCAGGGCGGCCTCAAGACCGAAACCGCCCGTCAAGCGCTCGCCAAGCACCCCGAGCGCGTGATTGAGCACGCCGTGTTCGGCATGCTGCCCAAGGGCCGCCAGGGCCGTTCGATGCATGGCCGCCTGAAGGTCTATGCCGGCGAAACCCACCCCCATAGCGCCCAAAAGCCCCAGAAGATCGAGGCGAGGTAA
- a CDS encoding AI-2E family transporter → MPTPTGPNAFQYAWRSPWVRLIVFLIVFYLLYRFLGLVTTVVIDFMVAFLIAYLANPLLNWLERGRVKRGLGVFFVLLLFLGLFALAGALLVTVGGQFVQLFQRLPDQIDNLNNLLTNVVNWLTARGVPGLTDAQDRISGAVREWVQNIGDNIVPILQNALNSTGTLFSRLVSIGGVIGQVLLIVLMSIYLMIDYHRVNASLLRAFPRPWQPRVLEISDLMGTAVGGYVRGQLLIAAFIGIFVWLGLSIVGIPSAAAIGFLAGAFNIVPYLGPIIGATPAILLALTLPSATLKILFVILVFVLANQIESNFLSPYILSRTTDLHPITVLVAILVGASLLGFVGALLAVPVVALSKLLLEKYYFPSRIYSQGP, encoded by the coding sequence ATGCCTACACCCACGGGTCCGAATGCTTTTCAGTACGCCTGGCGTAGCCCCTGGGTGCGCCTGATCGTCTTCCTGATCGTCTTCTATCTGCTCTACCGCTTCCTCGGTCTGGTCACCACGGTGGTGATCGACTTCATGGTCGCATTCCTGATCGCCTATCTCGCCAATCCGCTCCTCAACTGGCTGGAGCGCGGACGGGTCAAGCGTGGGCTCGGGGTCTTTTTCGTGCTGCTGCTGTTTCTTGGGCTGTTCGCGTTAGCGGGGGCGCTGCTCGTGACGGTGGGGGGGCAGTTCGTTCAACTGTTCCAGCGCCTTCCCGATCAGATCGACAACCTCAACAACCTGCTCACCAACGTCGTGAACTGGCTCACGGCGCGGGGTGTGCCGGGCCTGACCGACGCCCAGGACCGCATCAGCGGCGCGGTGCGCGAGTGGGTGCAGAACATCGGCGACAACATCGTGCCTATCTTGCAAAACGCCCTGAACTCGACCGGAACGCTGTTCAGCCGCCTGGTGTCCATCGGCGGCGTGATCGGACAGGTGCTGCTGATCGTCCTGATGAGCATCTATCTGATGATCGACTACCACCGGGTCAACGCTTCGCTGCTGCGCGCCTTTCCCCGGCCCTGGCAGCCGCGCGTGCTGGAGATCAGTGACCTGATGGGCACGGCGGTCGGCGGCTACGTGCGTGGGCAACTCCTGATCGCGGCCTTTATTGGCATATTCGTGTGGCTCGGCCTGAGCATCGTGGGGATTCCGAGTGCGGCAGCCATCGGTTTTCTGGCGGGCGCCTTCAACATTGTTCCCTACCTCGGCCCGATCATCGGCGCCACGCCCGCGATTCTCCTGGCCCTCACGCTGCCGAGCGCCACCCTCAAGATCCTGTTCGTGATCCTGGTCTTCGTGCTCGCCAACCAGATCGAGAGCAATTTCCTCAGCCCCTACATCCTCAGCCGGACCACCGATCTCCACCCGATCACCGTCCTCGTGGCCATCCTCGTCGGGGCCTCGCTGCTGGGGTTCGTCGGCGCGCTGCTCGCCGTCCCGGTCGTCGCTCTGAGCAAGCTGCTGCTGGAAAAGTACTACTTCCCCAGCCGGATCTACAGCCAGGGTCCATAG
- a CDS encoding ABC transporter permease: MDSILGQILSVTFLVTFIRSVVPLLLTGLGGLFSERSGVVNIALDGLIIFGALTGAVVTLAIEPSVGRAAPWLGWLAGAAVGGLMAWIHAVLSIKYRADQVISGTAINLLAAGVPPVILQALYDTSTDSPKIQNALPLWGIGDLKFSPPVYFAFLAVALVWYVVYRTPFGLRLRATGEQPGAAASMGVNVQRMRYTAVILSGVLAGSAGVFLSIGNLSAYTRNMSAGLGFIALAALIFGQWKPLGVLGATVLFGLLQALSLTLDGRNILPSSLVLVLPYLVTILALIFTGRSAAPKALGRPYGG, from the coding sequence ATGGACAGCATTCTGGGTCAGATTCTCAGCGTCACGTTCCTGGTGACGTTCATCCGCAGCGTGGTGCCGCTGCTGCTCACGGGTTTAGGTGGACTCTTCAGCGAGCGCAGCGGCGTGGTCAACATCGCCCTCGACGGCCTGATCATCTTCGGGGCGCTGACCGGCGCGGTCGTCACCCTCGCCATCGAGCCCTCGGTGGGCCGCGCGGCGCCGTGGCTCGGCTGGCTCGCCGGAGCAGCGGTGGGCGGCCTGATGGCCTGGATTCACGCGGTTCTGAGCATCAAGTACCGCGCCGATCAGGTGATCTCGGGCACCGCGATCAACCTGCTCGCGGCGGGGGTGCCGCCTGTCATCTTGCAGGCCCTCTACGACACGAGCACCGACTCGCCCAAAATCCAGAACGCCCTGCCGCTGTGGGGCATCGGTGACCTGAAGTTCTCGCCGCCCGTGTACTTCGCCTTCCTGGCGGTGGCGCTGGTGTGGTACGTGGTGTACCGCACGCCCTTCGGCCTGCGCCTGCGCGCGACCGGCGAGCAGCCCGGCGCCGCCGCGAGCATGGGCGTCAACGTGCAGCGGATGCGCTACACCGCCGTGATTCTCTCGGGGGTCCTCGCCGGCTCTGCAGGGGTCTTTCTCAGCATCGGCAACCTCAGCGCCTATACCCGCAATATGAGCGCGGGCCTGGGCTTCATCGCGCTCGCCGCCCTGATCTTCGGGCAGTGGAAACCGCTCGGAGTACTGGGGGCAACCGTGCTGTTCGGGCTGCTCCAGGCGCTGAGCCTGACCCTCGACGGCCGCAACATCCTGCCGTCGAGTCTGGTGCTCGTGCTGCCCTACCTCGTCACGATTCTGGCCCTGATCTTCACTGGGCGCAGCGCAGCCCCCAAGGCGCTGGGCCGTCCCTACGGGGGGTAG
- a CDS encoding ABC transporter permease yields MTHLPDSRPSPTAARVAQIASGVALAALLLTPLAALGRTFEGAPVLLHLFGPLLDLSGNDSARLPAAGLTRGLGLASLALFALTLLGAVRRERWFWLTGLLAALASFAAVLLLNQSLSAEAARVLADDSLRRPVRIRLRNFYEGGGMNFGLFASILGGLVAGGAGLSAQPAWWNRLNRLRSLLVPASAIALAVLVGAIVVLIVQPPVNPAGVALGAWGGWLARTDLVYFVYSTLFAPITSLNPFLDSLKLATPLIFTGLSVAFAFRTGLFNIGAAGQLTMGAIAAMLVGVYGPPGLGWGLLPLSVIAAGAGGALWGAIPGLLKARFGSSEVINTIMLNYIASGIFVFLIGSNTFPFLGQTYTLPFKAEGFEPQSAELPETARLPTMLDLLNVGQGETTVLSLGWLLALLTFLALRFFLRSVKGGAWTSLALAVFMGAATWRVGVPVEVTGSQLNASFLIALACVAFFGLLMWRTATGYALRAVGLSPKAAEYGGISVARGTILAMTIAGMFAGLAGTHYVQGGALNDYRLKQSTPVNVGFDGIVVALMGQNTPGGVVAASLLFGTIDNGGIDADLKLDSVNRDIVTVLKALIVLFIAAGGFLNRRVTDPPPPELARSAGGPADEGAAAPNAVSTLPNVAQASFGQPGTGQGTDGIDSDSHAREGQTPQGGR; encoded by the coding sequence GTGACTCACCTTCCCGATTCCCGCCCGTCTCCGACTGCGGCCAGGGTGGCACAGATTGCCAGCGGGGTGGCGCTCGCGGCCCTTCTGCTCACGCCGCTGGCGGCCCTGGGACGCACCTTCGAGGGCGCCCCTGTCCTGCTGCATCTCTTTGGGCCGCTGCTCGACCTCAGCGGCAACGACAGCGCGCGGCTGCCAGCGGCGGGCCTGACCCGGGGCCTGGGCCTGGCTTCGCTGGCGCTGTTCGCGCTGACCCTCCTCGGGGCCGTGCGCCGCGAGCGCTGGTTCTGGCTGACTGGCCTGCTCGCCGCGCTTGCGTCGTTCGCTGCCGTGCTGCTGCTCAACCAGTCGCTCAGTGCCGAGGCCGCCCGCGTGCTCGCCGACGACTCGCTGCGCCGACCCGTCCGCATCCGGCTGCGCAACTTCTACGAGGGTGGCGGCATGAACTTCGGCCTGTTCGCCTCGATCCTGGGCGGCCTCGTCGCGGGGGGCGCGGGCCTGAGCGCGCAGCCGGCGTGGTGGAACCGCCTCAACCGCCTGCGCAGCCTGCTCGTGCCGGCCTCGGCCATCGCGCTCGCGGTGCTCGTCGGCGCCATCGTCGTGCTGATCGTGCAGCCGCCCGTCAACCCGGCGGGCGTGGCCCTCGGCGCGTGGGGCGGCTGGCTCGCGCGCACCGACCTGGTGTATTTCGTGTACTCGACGCTGTTTGCGCCGATCACGAGCCTCAATCCCTTCCTCGACAGCCTCAAGCTCGCTACGCCGCTGATTTTTACCGGGCTCTCGGTGGCTTTTGCCTTCCGCACCGGCCTGTTCAACATCGGTGCGGCGGGGCAGCTCACGATGGGCGCGATCGCGGCGATGCTGGTCGGGGTCTACGGCCCGCCGGGCCTCGGCTGGGGGCTGCTGCCGCTCTCGGTGATTGCGGCGGGCGCGGGCGGCGCGCTCTGGGGCGCAATTCCGGGACTGCTCAAGGCGCGTTTCGGGTCGAGCGAGGTGATCAACACGATCATGCTCAACTACATCGCCTCGGGCATCTTCGTGTTCCTGATCGGCTCGAACACCTTTCCCTTTCTCGGTCAGACCTACACCCTGCCCTTCAAGGCCGAGGGCTTCGAGCCCCAGAGCGCCGAGCTGCCCGAAACCGCCCGCCTCCCCACCATGCTCGACCTGCTGAATGTCGGCCAGGGCGAGACGACAGTGCTGAGCCTCGGGTGGCTGCTGGCGCTGCTCACCTTCCTGGCGCTGCGCTTCTTCCTGCGCTCGGTGAAGGGTGGCGCGTGGACCTCGCTGGCACTCGCCGTGTTCATGGGCGCCGCCACCTGGCGCGTCGGCGTGCCGGTGGAGGTCACCGGCAGCCAGCTCAACGCGTCGTTTCTGATCGCGCTCGCGTGCGTGGCCTTTTTCGGCCTGCTGATGTGGCGCACCGCGACCGGCTACGCGCTGCGGGCGGTGGGGCTCTCGCCCAAGGCGGCGGAATACGGCGGCATCAGCGTGGCGCGCGGGACCATCCTCGCCATGACGATCGCGGGGATGTTCGCGGGGCTCGCCGGCACCCACTACGTGCAGGGCGGCGCGCTGAACGATTACCGCCTCAAGCAGAGTACGCCGGTGAATGTCGGCTTCGACGGCATCGTGGTGGCCCTGATGGGTCAGAACACGCCGGGCGGGGTCGTCGCGGCCAGCCTGCTGTTCGGCACCATCGACAACGGCGGCATCGACGCTGACCTCAAACTCGACTCGGTCAACCGCGACATCGTGACGGTGCTCAAGGCGCTGATCGTGCTGTTCATCGCCGCTGGAGGCTTTCTGAACCGCCGGGTGACCGACCCGCCGCCCCCGGAGCTGGCCCGCAGTGCCGGAGGGCCGGCCGATGAAGGAGCCGCGGCGCCCAACGCCGTCTCGACGCTGCCCAACGTGGCGCAGGCGAGCTTCGGGCAGCCGGGGACCGGGCAGGGCACCGACGGCATCGACAGCGATTCACACGCCCGCGAGGGCCAGACGCCGCAGGGGGGCCGCTAA
- a CDS encoding RidA family protein, with translation MRQNVSSGSPWEDVVGYSRAVRVGQVIHVAGTTATVNGQVIGEGDAPEQTRVILAIIERALRDAGATLGDVVRTRLYVTDISRWEEIGRVHGEVFGAVRPAATMVQVAALIDPRHLVEIEAEAVVD, from the coding sequence ATGCGCCAGAACGTCAGCAGCGGCTCACCCTGGGAAGACGTGGTGGGCTATTCGCGCGCCGTGCGGGTCGGGCAGGTGATCCACGTCGCCGGCACGACCGCCACCGTGAACGGGCAGGTGATCGGCGAGGGCGACGCGCCGGAGCAGACGCGGGTGATCCTCGCCATCATCGAGCGGGCCTTGAGGGACGCCGGGGCCACGCTGGGCGACGTGGTCCGGACGCGGCTCTACGTCACCGACATCAGCCGCTGGGAGGAGATCGGGCGGGTCCACGGTGAAGTGTTCGGAGCCGTTCGTCCCGCCGCGACGATGGTGCAGGTCGCGGCCTTGATCGACCCCCGGCACCTCGTGGAGATCGAGGCCGAGGCGGTGGTGGATTGA